The following coding sequences lie in one Lolium perenne isolate Kyuss_39 chromosome 2, Kyuss_2.0, whole genome shotgun sequence genomic window:
- the LOC127334909 gene encoding protein disulfide isomerase-like 1-2: protein MEAPLVLHFATIVVILLLSSGTIAAKEEATALLEEAVLTLDAGNFSEVVANHEFIVVEFYAPWCGHCKELAPEYEKAASVLRKGTPPVVLAKVDVYDESNKELKDKYKVNAYPAIKIIRNGGSDMSTYGGPRDADGIVEYLKKQVGPASLELRSAGEADRSIDDKRVVLVGVFPEFAGMEYENFMAVAGKMRTDYDFFHTFDASILPRGDKAIKGPLLRLFKPFDELFVDSQDFGKDAIKKFIEVSGFPTVLLFDADPTNHKFLERYYTTPSAKAMLFLHFSDDRVESFKSEMHEAARQLSGNNISFLIGDVSAADRAFQFFGLKESDLPLLLVIASTGKYLNPTMEPDQLIPWLKQYIYGNLTPYVKSEPIPKVNDQPVKVVVADSIDDVVFNSGKNVLLEFYAPWCGHCRKLAPILEEVAVLFQDDEDVVIAKMDGTANDIPSDFEVEGYPSLFFIPSNGGDLLSYEGDRTAEEIINFINKNREPKAGVSAAVEEVTQTSTVEEEVTSSSSSSASVKDEL, encoded by the exons ATGGAAGCCCCTCTGGTGCTCCATTTTGCCACCATCGTCGTAATTCTTCTGCTCTCCTCCGGCACCATCGCGGCCAAGGAGGAAGCTACAGCCTTGCTGGAAGAGGCGGTTCTGACGCTGGATGCTGGCAACTTCTCGGAGGTGGTGGCCAATCATGAGTTCATCGTCGTAGAGTTCTACGCGCCATG GTGCGGCCACTGCAAGGAACTCGCTCCAGAG TATGAGAAGGCAGCTTCTGTGCTGAGGAAAGGTACCCCACCGGTTGTGCTTGCGAAGGTGGACGTGTACGACGAGAGTAACAAGGAGCTCAAGGACAAGTACAAGGTGAATGCGTATCCGGCCATCAAGATCATCAGGAATGGGGGGAGTGACATGAGCACTTACGGCGGTCCAAGGGATGCCGACGGCATCGTGGAGTACCTTAAAAAGCAGGTCGGCCCGGCATCCCTCGAACTCAGGTCGGCAGGTGAGGCAGACCGCtcaattgatgacaagagggtagTCCTT GTTGGAGTATTTCCTGAATTTGCTGGTATGGAGTATGAGAATTTCATGGCCGTGGCAGGCAAGATGCGGACAGACTATGATTTCTTTCACACGTTCGACGCGAGCATTCTTCCACGTGGTGATAAGGCCATTAAGGGCCCCCTTCTTCGACTATTTAAGCCGTTTGATGAGCTGTTTGTCGATTCGCAG GATTTCGGTAAGGATGCAATCAAGAAGTTCATTGAAGTGTCTGGTTTCCCTACCGTACTGCTCTTCGATGCCGACCCGACCAATCATAAGTTTCTCGAAAGATACTACACCACTCCTAGTGCCAAA GCAATGCTATTCTTGCACTTCAGCGACGACAGAGTCGAGAGCTTCAAGAGCGAGATGCATGAAGCAGCCAGGCAGCTCAGTGGTAATAACATAAGCTTTCTaattggtgatgtttcagccgcTGACCGTGCCTTCCAG TTCTTCGGGCTCAAGGAAAGTGATCTTCCCCTGCTCCTCGTGATAGCATCTACTGGAAAATATCTTAATCCAACCATGGAGCCTGACCAGCTCATACCCTGGCTGAAGCAGTATATA TATGGCAATTTGACACCTTATGTTAAGTCAGAGCCAATCCCTAAGGTGAATGACCAACCAGTTAAAGTCGTAGTGGCTGACAGTATTGATGATGTTGTTTTCAACTCTGGCAAAAATG TTCTACTCGAGTTCTATGCACCTTGGTGCGGTCATTGCCGGAAGTTAGCTCCGATATTGGAGGAAGTTGCGGTCTTGTTCCAAGACGATGAAGATGTAGTCATAGCAAAGATG GATGGCACTGCGAATGATATCCCGTCAGATTTTGAGGTCGAGGGATATCCAAGTCTGTTCTTCATTCCTTCTAATGGGGGAGACCTTTTGTCATATGAGGGTGATAGGACGGCAGAGGAGATCATCAACTTTATCAATAAGAACAGGGAACCCAAAGCTGGGGTTTCTGCTGCAGTGGAAGAAGTAACCCAGACCTCTACTGTTGAAGAGGAGGtaacatcgtcatcgtcatcatcagcgTCCGTTAAAGATGAACTCTAA
- the LOC127334908 gene encoding pentatricopeptide repeat-containing protein At2g13600, translated as MARHHHHHHHHHFITHLRASAPLADLLRAAPTLRAARAAHARALKSPFADETFLLNTLVTSYARLGRLGDARRVFDGIPRPNTFSHNALLSAHARLGRPADARALFAAIPDPDQCSYNAAIAALAQHGRGADALRFAAAMHADDFVLNAYSFASALSACAVEKDPIAGAQVHALVSKSPAHGSDVYIGSALLDMYAKCECPEAARKVFDAMPERNIVSWNSLITCYEQNGPVGEALVLFVRMMDAGFVPDEVTLASVMSACAGLAADREGRQVHARVLKSDRLREDMVLSNALVDMYAKCGRTWEARCVFDRMPSRSVVSETSLITGYARSANVEDAQAVFSQMVEKNVIAWNVLIAAYAQNGEEEEALRLFVRLKRESIWPTHYTYGNVLNACGNVADLQLGQQAHVHVLKEGFRFDFGPESDVFVGNSLVDMYLKTGSIDDGVKVFERMAARDNVSWNAMIVGHAQNGRAKDALHLFDRMLCSKESPDSVTMIGVLSACGHSGLVEEGRRYFRSMTEDHGITPSQDHYTCMIDLLGRAGHLKEVEELIKEMPMEPDGVLWASLLGSCRLHKNIEMGEWAAGKLFELDPENSGPYVLLSNMYAELGKWADVFRVRRSMKSRGVSKQPGCSWIEIGRQVSVFLARDNGHPCRNEIHDTLRIIQMQMSRVSVDAEYADCMVNYSSEACG; from the coding sequence ATGgcgcgccaccaccaccaccaccaccaccaccatttcaTCACCCACCTCCGAGCCTCCGCGCCGCTCGCCGACCTCCTCCGCGCCGCGCCCACCCTCCGGGCCGCCCGCGCCGCGCACGCGCGCGCGCTCAAGTCGCCCTTCGCGGACGAGACGTTCCTCCTCAACACCCTCGTCACCAGCTACGCGCGGCTCGGCCGGCTCGGCGACGCGCGCAGGGTGTTCGACGGGATCCCGCGCCCCAACACCTTCTCCCACAACGCGCTCCTCTCGGCGCACGCGCGGCTCGGCCGCCCCGCCGACGCGCGCGCCCTCTTCGCCGCCATCCCGGACCCGGACCAGTGCTCCTACAACGCGGCCATCGCCGCGCTCGCGCAGCACGGCCGCGGCGCCGACGCCCTCCGCTTCGCCGCCGCCATGCACGCCGACGACTTCGTGCTCAACGCCTACTCCTTCGCCAGCGCCCTCAGCGCCTGCGCCGTCGAGAAGGACCCCATAGCCGGCGCGCAGGTGCACGCCCTCGTCTCCAAGTCGCCCGCGCACGGGAGCGACGTGTACATCGGGAGCGCGCTCCTGGACATGTATGCCAAGTGCGAGTGTCCCGAGGCGGCAAGGAAGGTCTTCGACGCGATGCCGGAGCGGAACATCGTTTCCTGGAACAGTCTCATCACCTGCTACGAGCAGAACGGCCCTGTGGGCGAGGCGCTCGTACTGTTTGTCAGGATGATGGACGCTGGTTTCGTGCCCGATGAGGTGACGCTTGCTAGCGTCATGAGCGCATGCGCGGGCCTCGCCGCGGATAGGGAAGGGCGGCAGGTTCATGCGCGCGTGCTGAAGTCCGACAGGTTGAGGGAGGACATGGTGCTCAGCAATGCTCTGGTGGACATGTATGCCAAATGCGGGCGGACATGGGAGGCGAGGTGCGTATTCGATCGCATGCCTTCCAGGAGCGTTGTCTCTGAAACATCGCTGATCACTGGCTACGCAAGGTCTGCAAATGTGGAAGATGCCCAGGCTGTGTTCTCACAGATGGTCGAGAAGAACGTCATTGCCTGGAATGTGCTCATTGCAGCATATGCGCAgaacggcgaggaggaggaggcactTAGGCTCTTTGTCAGGTTGAAAAGAGAATCAATTTGGCCAACACATTACACGTACGGAAATGTTCTCAACGCCTGTGGCAATGTTGCTGATCTTCAGCTTGGCCAGCAAGCTCATGTGCATGTCCTGAAGGAAGGTTTCCGCTTCGACTTTGGTCCAGAGTCTGATGTGTTTGTTGGGAATTCCCTCGTAGACATGTACCTGAAGACAGGGTCCATCGACGATGGTGTGAAGGTGTTTGAGAGGATGGCAGCCAGGGATAATGTGTCGTGGAATGCCATGATTGTTGGTCATGCGCAGAACGGCCGTGCAAAAGATGCACTGCATCTTTTCGACAGAATGCTGTGCAGCAAAGAGAGCCCAGACTCTGTCACCATGATTGGCGTTCTGTCAGCCTGTGGCCATTCTGGACTGGTGGAGGAGGGCCGGAGATACTTCCGGTCCATGACTGAGGATCATGGGATAACTCCATCCCAGGATCACTATACATGCATGATTGATTTGCTTGGTCGTGCCGGCCATCTAAAAGAAGTTGAGGAGCTCATAAAGGAAATGCCAATGGAACCTGACGGTGTGCTCTGGGCATCTCTGCTAGGTTCTTGCAGGCTACATAAGAATATTGAGATGGGGGAATGGGCAGCTGGAAAGTTGTTTGAGCTTGATCCCGAGAACTCTGGACCCTATGTTCTTCTCTCCAATATGTACGCTGAGTTAGGGAAATGGGCCGATGTTTTCAGAGTGAGGAGATCCATGAAGAGCAGAGGTGTCAGCAAGCAGCCTGGCTGTAGCTGGATTGAGATAGGCAGGCAAGTGAGTGTGTTTCTCGCACGAGATAATGGACATCCATGCAGGAATGAGATACATGATACATTGAGAATCATTCAGATGCAGATGAGCAGGGTGAGTGTAGATGCTGAATATGCCGATTGCATGGTGAATTACAGCTCTGAAGCCTGTGGCTAG